The sequence CAATGATGGATCAGCTCCAAAATCAGCTCTTCCAGCTAAAGCTTCTTCGTCAAATCTTATTCCGATGGATTCGATTCCCGATCCACCTATTTTGGTGATGATATGGTTCTTTACATAGGCTTGCTAAATCGCATCCACATTATAGAATCTGGTCGAGATGCAACAGTATGGTGAAATCTTGATACTAAACTTTGTTACAAAACCGATGTATGGAAGCATCTTAAGGTTCATGCCAATGTCGATACTCAGCTTGTATAAAGTGAAGCACTTCCCTTCCTTTCTCCGACCGAATTATCGACGATTCTTTACGTTATCCGAAAGTTCAGTACACGCAAACCTGAGAGATAATCCAGCGAACACACGTCCATCGTGCCAACTCCAGTGTGCCTCCGGAGAGAAACTCTGAAGTTCACATGGCCGTGAAGGGATGAAGAGCAATTCAGACACCAGATCTTCTCCAGTCGCCATACACGCACCCTCTCTTGACGGATCTGAACCTCAAGACAACTACACTGAACCATCTTCCAGATTTGTAACGATGACAACCAACAGCCTCGTGCCACCGCCTCAACGCTGGGAGTTAACCGAGACCAAGATAAAAATGTCTCGTCAAACTACAGACAGCTAACCCTAAAATCTGACCCATCCCAAGACCTCCCCTCCACACAGCTCGCCACCACTCCAGATCCACCTTCAGTCTGACAAGGTCCTGCTCTACCCCGGTCAGAACAGTCATCGGAACCTCCGAATTTCACCATATACCGTGAGCATATCACCGGGAAGCTTGAGAGGTGCCGAAAGGGATAAGGAAAACAAGAGATAGAGCTAAGAGGGAGACCTCCGACGCTGATAAAGTCACCGGCGTCGGAAAGATAACGCCGCCGCACTTAGAGTTCGCTAGTAGCTAgggtttttcaagaaagatcaagttgagttttgtttttttacactTTCGTCGTCATTTTGAAAGAGACTAGgagtgttcaatccggatatcggtttggtttaggttcatttttttggttttcggtatttcagttagtaaaatataactaccattctaaatccatatttacttcggtgcggttcggtttatatactgtcggttttcggtttattcggttttataccaaaaaacataattatttagtttgagatcatattatatgaattttagaatcatattgtcaacacagtcgtttattaaaaatatattacatgttcaaataaatgaacaaaaaaattaaaattcttctaccatcaaataaaataatcaaatctataactaaaatcaaactttgaaattttaaaaataaaaatatgaaacaaaacagaaacatgaaagaaaagttttttcactcttccatatttagtgtttatTAAAGTCATACTTTTTCAATTGAacacgaaactctgtttgtttacagataagaaaaaaattgtgaaaattttccattaattattgtccatcaaatttataatcttcatattaatttagtgaaaattaaaataaaacaaaaaaaatcaaaagaaaacttagaaaataagatgtctgaactACGatgtattattatttaattatagttcaagtgttttacaaattaaggttctttattactataaaattatggtaatagttattaacataaatttaacttatgtaacaaatagattttcatgtattgttataaaatatatacatatttacatgtttttacttttaatcggttttgtttggtttattcagtttaatcggttatataccaaaccatatccaaatcctacggtttttataaaattatatccattcggtttatatggtatataccaaaaccaaactatATTGtctattttggttcggttcggttctgtacggttcggttttaccatattgaataaTGGTTAAATTAATACGGTTTAATAGTTTTGTTGGTTAATTTGTTCCGGATAATTCAAGCATATATAAACCGCACTGTTGTAATCGAAACCTTcaatgaaaataacaaaaaataacaaactTTGTTCATCTCTCTCATCACTTGGCTAATAGCATTagcaaaataattttcatatatatatatatatttttcttagctTTCGGACCTCTTAAACTATCGAACCAGCGCTGGAtctcttccaaaatattttctgactAACAGTTCCTACTTTTAGAATTTAGAAGATACCTCCGGAAGATAATAGAAAGAATATAAGGAAGTTGTTGACGGCGCAAGAATACTTTGGCCGAATGCTTAAAAACAATAAACATAGCAAACgaagaaaacaacataaaaacaaaaacaacatgctcagtcaaaaaaaaaacatttacgcACAAAAACGTATACAGTAGGTGCATAGATGTAGAATGTGAAAAAAAGATGTAGAATGTGAACTCATACGTACGTGTACGAGTTTAGTTACAAGCCTACAAGTGTCAGCCACGCCAAGCGACACCACACGAAGGACACAAGATTGCCTTTTAGGGCAGTTAGACGTACATATACGTATTTTTGCTCATGAAGAGACATTCTGCAGTACATTGGAATCCATTTTAAGATATATCTTTAGTATTAGAGGACTTCTCAGACATTTTAGTAAATACCCTTTGGCAAATCAAAAGGACCTTATTATTTGCtagaataatttgtttttggcCGAAATAGTTCTCAAATATCTATTCTTAAAATAGAAGtctctattctattaaaatataaatcatgacttctttcatgtgaggtttttttaatttagaccattttttaaaaaacatattaaatttattttattaaaaataataacacataaaatctttaaactattttaatcataatatttttttatatcttttcatttaaatataaaaatacatattttaaaaaatctaaaactatgtttgaaaagattttagcaagatattaattttcaaaaattatatgtaaatattttcactaatttcgtaattagttttgaaatattattatatattaatatatttagttatcgtttataaaataaaaagtaaaaaatctatcctatttttatctattatataatcataatcaatcatattaaaagaaaattatcatattgagctaaatatgataaattatattaaattaataaaataatatataatttattttcataattataaatacttatgttcaaaaatataatatgttggtaagacaTGTTAATactagcaaactatataatacatgtataaaaattaacatgtatttcattaaagttaataatataaaatatttataactactttaatcatgatatctttttatatatatatatatatatatatatatttgaaaagtattctaacaaatctgttgataaatattttaacgatattttaattttcaaaaaacttatgtaaatattttcactaattttataattagtaatgagctattattatgcattaatatatattcaattaccgtttataaaataaaataaaattataccctatttttatcaattttataatcatatgatccatcatgttaaaataaaactattatattaaactaaaaatgataaatttatattaaattgataaatttataaattttacttttcataattataaaatatgcatgttaaaatataatacgATGACAAAATAACTTAacattaacaaactatataatacatatattatattaggatttttctatatacaataatatattacttaaaatgaataaaagtaaaaacattttGCTAAAAGGAAATCCAGCTTTGAAAGGCATGTCAGAATTTATCAAAaagtaaatacaaaataaattttaaatatgtttttcatgcatatattaatttgtttaataactaaatgcaatcacaataaaataaatacatatgacGGATCTAAACAATTGATTAACTACATCATATAAACTATAAcgttattaatttattgtatctgaaatagttacataaatattaaaatataagattaactttttaaaaatgtatactactaatgatctaaaataaatatcaacgtatataaaactgaaaaaaatacaGAGCAGTTCGAATCGAGATCTAgtactaattaaattttaaggCTTCTTCCAAATACTGTAAACTGcatttttaaatgtataataatatactTTTGTTTAAGGAAGCACTAATTTTAGTAAACAAAAATCGACATAGCCTTTAgttaagaaaatagaaaataaaactaacactatcaaataaaataataggagtaaataaataaattcaaatactATTTTGACATAAAATTCAATAATACTATTTTaacttataaataaattcaattaTACTATTTTAACGTATTAGAGAACTTGTATGCTTCATTTtctatttcaaaatatcataagtctatagttttaagttttaatccaaccctattttgttttaatggaatgagaaataaaataataaataaataaaataaattcatcaaaaataaaatagagatAGAAAATTTTACTTGAAATGAGATAAGGTGCTCTAAGGGCATCTCCATCCCaactccattttttcctctaaaatggagtaaaagtggaTATGGAGTAAGTAATGCTCCAACCCAACTCCATATCTTACtctataatgaaatttactccataaatggagtagtttattttttgtttgttcatcactctataatggagtgggaaatggagtagggttggagcaattttactccatttttacttttactccattttggaggaaaaaatagagttttacattggagatgctctaagggcatctccaaccctactccattttcaactccaaacatcattatggagtaaaatcttctccaaccccacttcattttcaactccaaaatggagtaatggctagggttactccatttatggagtaatcttacccattactccattttggagttgaactttttttatttataaaatggttCTTTCaatctttaatgtttttatttcttacttaaataatatttaaaatgatacattaaCATGAAAATAGTATATTCCACAAaggattatttaataattttaaataaataatgaaaataacagaaaaaataaataataaaaataaaaataacataaaataagtaaatttaaTAATCTGGAAAATCCGTTCCGGATCCGCTAAGGTcggtaaatttttataagtatctTGGATCTTGGATCTGGAGGAAGCTTCTCAAGTTGAGAGAGTTGGCTTATCAATTCATCCGGTTTGAGATTAACGATGGTCACACTGCATTTTTTTGGCATGATGACTGGTTGCAGATGGGGAGACTCATGGATATCACGGGTGATGTGGGTATGTACTACCTTGGGGTTGCGAGAACCGCTCGAGTTAGTGAAGCAGTTCTGGGTCAGCAATGGAACATCAGAGGTCACAGGAGTAGGCATTACCATGCACTTCATGACCGTATCCAGAATGAAAGGGTACCACTTGATGAACATGGTAGAGACGTGGTGCTTTGGAAGCATGATGAGAACACATATAAACCGCACTTCTCTTCTAGTAGAACTTGGGATCAAGTACGGGTGAAGAAGAATAAGGTGGTCTGGAGCAAGAGTATTTGGTTTTCACAGGGCGTTCCTAGATACTCTTTTATTGTTTGGCTGGCAATAAAGGATCGACTATCAACTGGAGTGCGTATGAGGGTGTGGGGCATACAGCAAGGTTGCTTGATGTGTGGAGAAAGGGATGAGTCGAGGGACCATATCTTTTTTGCTTGTCCTTTTACTTTCACTGTCTGGAATAGACTTGCAGGACGGCTGTGTGGGCGACGGATCAATCCTGACTGGAGTCTTACTCTGCAATTTGTTACCAGAAACACTCTTAGCAGCTTGGACAAGATACTAGTCCAAATGCTGTTTCAGACATGCATCTATTACATGTGGAAGAAGAGGAACGATCGTAGACATCAGAAAGGTTATCACAGTACAAAGCAAGCTATCCGAATCATCGACAAGGCCATACGGAACCGAATCAGTTCTCTTCGATACAAACCTAATCATAAGCTAGCCGGGTTGATGCAGCGTTGGTTTGAAGTTTTTGATAACACATAGGTCTTTACGAGCATTTTCTTTGTATAGCTCATAGCTTATAGTTTTCTCACCCAATGTAAATGCATATTCTTTacttgatcaataaatttcacatttcatcaaaaataaaaataaaaaaattataagtataagattttatttgcaattattaataaaataaaaatgaaatctttaagaaatattatttttggagtagaaaatggagtaatacattggagtaaaaccttactccattttggtgttgcaccattttggagtaaaaaatggagtaatacattagAGATGCTCTAATGACACTAAAATaccaaatttaatataattttatctctAATGAAATTTGGTATTATGATTGGAGTTGGaaataaaatatgacatttaatGTTATTTCAACATCAATGAAATTTAGATATTATGAAATTCTAAAATATCGTCTGCCATTTGTGCCATTTGTGTCCACAATggtgttttatattaaaaaaaaatggatatgtAAGTTTTCATCCATTTCAATTTCATTGTAAGTATTTAGTAAatagaagttttaaaaataatttattgaaaagaaaaaggaaatgcTTCAGTTAAAAAAATGCTTACAGTAACATTTTTAAAAGTCTATATGTGGGAGTATGTCACACTGTTTCTCGAGGCAAATCTCTGCTCCTATAGATTCGTAGGTGCCTAAAAGACTCAAATTGAAGCCATGCATGTCTTTTGCTTCACAATTTGTCATTCCCCATGCAACTTCTCACAAatcatacaatatatatatatatagagtattttgcagatttttttattttgcagaTTACACATTTCTATATCAAAAGTTCGTGGTAACACAATAAACTTTTAACTAATTGATAGTTGTACGATGGCATCACTCTATTAGTCAGAACTGTTGaaagtttgacttttctttgATCTGTCTAGATTTCAGGTTTGTAAGCTAAATTATGAAAGatgaaataataatagtttCTATATGCTGCCATTGTCGTGGTGTAATATTCGCTAATACTACTACTATTAAGAGTAATGGAATAGTCAAGATTTGATTTCTGAATATCTTCACTTGGTGAATATTCTATAGACTGTTTAAATATGATGAGGCTAGATAcaatacttttttcttttttgtaaaaagCTAGATACAATACTTGATAGAGTAATCTCCAAGTAAAGATATTCACAAATGTAACCTAGAATGTTCCAATAAGAGAATGACGAAATAATCTATAGTTCCAGAAATGGAATATTTCATCATCAAGGACAAGATCTTGCTTAATCATTTCACAGTGTTCTTGGTTAAACATTTCTGTCATTTAACACAGTTATTTTAGCCATAgtctttattttaaaaatctaagtGGTCTCATAAAATACGTGTACgactatgtatatatattgtatagtgATAAGACGTATTTTCATGTTATCTGGTATAATCGTGTTTTTGTCTTCATCGATTTGTTTTTCGAGATATTTTATTACAGACAATTTATGATAAACGTACAAGAAAAAGTATCATAAACTAAATCCGGTGAAAATGCATGATACTTTTCCTTGTACGTATATCATAAACTAACTATCTGAAAAGAAaatgacagagccatatttgaATTCGCCACTGTCCACCTTGATTATACTAAGCAAGATATGATCGACATCGGATTTGAGAAATGAGACTGAGACCAAGAGGCAAAGCAACTAAGCCACTAGAATTTTCTGTTTTGACGGTTTACAATATAGGATCACGGTTTTGTTTCTTTGCCAaaacattttgaaatatttgaaattgtTAAGAAATCGAAGAGCCAAGCGGCTCGACTTCTTATTGTCgtgttatataaattatatctatAAAATGTGAGTACTATATAAGACATGgtgatatataattataataagatATGTCAATTTCCGAAGCAAACTATACATGTATAGGCTTCTCATGACCTACAAAGAACACAATCCAACCAGCTATCTTTTGCCGCCCTGTTATATTAACGTTCGTATTTATCCTTACTGTCTCTTTCATTTCCAAGACTTATGGCTCTCCTTCATTAGTTCATTAAAACACTTCACAAAAAACATTCGTAATCCccagaaaagaataagaaaaagttattaaaatcaCATAATTCAAACAGTTATGTTCACGtggaataatatttaataattatttgtaaaCAATTTGAGATAGACTCATAGACAAGTATTGTGGTATCTTTTTCTATTAGCCGCAGTTTatagcaaattaattaaatgataGTAGTACTTATTTTTAATCTTAAGAGTAATGAttgattttacaaaagaaaaacctGAATAAAtccaaatgtttttttctttctatttgtCTTCTCATAAAGAGTAGCCTCTTTTTTACCATTTCAGCCGCTCCCTGCCATGTTTTCAGAGTCTTCAGCACAGAAAACGACACGCATGTCACTGTCTTTCTCTCTTCATTTCATTTGACTCTGTTCCACTTCCTCACTAAATTGCTATATAAATATAAGAGTCTCCCCTTGAATTCCATGCATCAATCAAACCCCAAAATTCTCAATTACCTCACAATGGAAAAGGAAGGGAAGGTAGGAACGGCAAGCAGTTCAAGGTGGAACCCAACGAAAGAACAAATAACGCTTCTTGAGAATCTTTACAAGGAAGGGATACGAACACCAAGCGCCGATCAGATACAGCAAATCACCGGTAGGCTCCGTGTGCACGGACATATAGAGGGTAAAAACGTCTTTTACTGGTTCCAGAACCATAAGGCTAGACAACGCCAAAAGCAGAAACAGGAGCGCATCGCTTACTTCAATCGTCTCCTCCACAAAACCTCCCGTTTCTTCCGCCCACCGCTTTGCTCAAACGGCACGTAGTTCTTCtccatattttctcttttacctGCTTTCTTATTGATCACGTAAAATATAATATCCATAATGTACTGAAATCTAGtacaaaaaacatatataatcgGTTTCTTGTTGTTTACGTCTCTTTTTTGGTATTAAAGGTTTGATCGAATCGTTTCTATCATAGAAATGTTTTTGAGATGTCTTTTAGCGTATATATAGTCCAACAGTTttcttcaattttattatatttatagggTTTAAACGTTCTAAACTTATTGTAATTTTGTTGCTGTGAAGTGGGTTGTGTTAGTCCGTATTATTTACAGCAAGTAGGTGATCATCACAATCAACATGGGCATGGAAGTGTATACAGACACAGTAACAATGTGATGAATCCAAACGGGGGCTACGATAAGCGCACAATCACAGATCATAAGAAGCAATTGTCTGACATAACTACAACCGCAGCTAGACTGTCAATGTCATCGAGCTCACTTAGATTTGACCGATTTGCCCTTTGTGATCACGGTTATAACGGTGAGGACATTAACGTCAATTCTAATGGACCGAAGACGCTTTCCCTTTTTCCTCTTCAGCCTTTGGACGCGGCCAGTGAGGATGGTGTTGGAAATTCCAAAATTTCCCCTGGGCGTGACTCTCCGGTGACTTGTTTCGGTGATGGCGGCGGACGAGAGCAGCCGTTTATTGATTTCTTTTCTGGTGGTTCTAGTAGGTTTGCTAATGGTGCAAATGGGTTGTAACAAAGGGTTTAAATGGGaataaacattttctttttttatcattttgtcATTTCATTTACAAATGGGttgaaaaaacatgaaaaactaGTTTAGTCCAATCTGAGTAAttttatttcacatttaaaataaaattgaagtaCATATTATATAACAATAATGTCGATCAAAACCAAAACTGTATTACAATAATGTCAATTATAACAAATTAGTCGCATATctggatttttatattttagttttttgtgatttttatttCGAGTTGTCTAAAAGAGAATAAAAgataaatcatgaaaagataaagCGCTTCAAATACAGTAGGAAATGTGTTTTGTTTATCCCTGATTATCTTGAAAAAGTAATGAGAGACTTTGGAAAAGTCGAAATAAACTCTTGTTTGCACAGAAAGTTATCAGTGAAGAGGAGATGCTACCAAAAGAATGACTTTCTAGCCTCCAAATGAATCTCCATAGGAAGGATGCGCAGAAGTTAAATGCAGAGACCTTCAAGTTGATAGCTCAAATGTGTTATTGAAGGGAAAGACTGATCTTGACCTTGATTGGATAGTAAGAAATAGCGATGGAATATTAATGGATAGTGTAGTGGAATTTAATTTGCAGGTCGTCACAACCACAAGAAAAAAACTGAATGCTCTGCACTTACGTATGGGCTTTACAATCTTGCTTGTCATTAGGATATACGTATTGTAGAGATCAAGGGAGATAAAACATGGTCATCAACCAGTACTGTCATCAACAATGTTCTCAATATGAAATCCAacaatataatctaaaactaaaatattacatCTATACACTATACTGTTAGGACTTAGGAGTCGGGAAGCCATGTTCTGGTTGGCTAAATTATCACACATGAAAAGTTCTTGTAACTAGTATAAATTagcttttcaaaaatacatataaattagcTATGAATACTGTAAAATCATCACCTCATGAGTTTGGTCCTAGTTGTCCAAACTTTCTTCAAGAGATTGTAATTAGTACTAGATCCGcaccttgcgcgggatgaacattatatatataaataattatatatattatctgtttttacatgaaataataaatatatattgaataattaaaagtcattaactattatatatataattaaatttgtgcgaacatataattaaatcaattttattaatccaaacaacattttttttctatttgataggatatgtaattaaattttaaatgatattaacatatatattatatttttaatattaatatctattaaatgatgctttctactcatatgattttttgatcatttttattttttatagtaaaaactttaaattactgataacaaatttttcatgggattaatagttttagtaatttatatatttttttaaaattaagttgtcaatgttcattcaaaaattttatcataaaaaaattgttcatattaaatttcaaaactaaaatatttatgtatttgatatagtttataatttaatttaaaatgatatatatattaatcttaataattatttaagatagactttttacttatatgattttgtaatcatttgtattttgtcataacaaaaaatttaaaccatggatcacaaaatttgaatgtgagacttttaacagttttagtaatttatagtcatttttaaaaattcaaaatataacatatactgaaaaatctaaatttttcttatatgtttattgtggttgtttaatttattttaatagtttaaaattaaaaaaatatgaaaaagatacactaatttttatcaaatttttagtattcaaaatcattaattgtcatatatattttagccgcATTAGacaatttcataatttttatttaagaaaattataaagaatatttataataaacttattgttagattaataatttttttattatataattagatgaaccagcatatttctctaatgattctaagaatcatcttagtgatgacacgtggttacaaaaagaagttgtagtgcttctcaaataatatatataggggATGCTATGTAGTGTAGTATGGAAATCAGTATACTATtattaacttttatatttatcttgTCTAGTTTCGTATTTTACGATATTATGCTTTTGATCTTCTATACTGTACATAATCAATATTCAATTCATTTCACAAAGAATTTTCGTCTTaagattttattgttttagaaaaatattgttttatattttcggTGCAGAAATTGAAATAAGAATCTACTTTTGgtcatattatttaatattttaattagagaaagaaaaatattagtatatgaATATATGGTAAAACAAATCTTTTAGATGATTTCTTAATTTGTGAAAAACTTTCAAATGACATTTCAGTATAAGGTGTTATATAGGCAGTCGCGGAGCCagccaaaaaattcaaaatagggCCTATATATACAAAACTGGTTCACGATCTCCCTACTCACTTGGTCCAAGTACATTTGGGGTCAACAAAATTAAATCACATGTTTAAATTAGCTATGAGCAAATAAAAGTTTACTCAGAaatacaagttttttttgtaataaaagtTCATAGGGTTCAAGTGACCTCCTCCTAGTTACGCTGCCTTAGTAAGGCCCTGTTCGAAACTACGCTAGACCCTAGTCAGGTGGTAATTCCAAGTCTAGCGAGTTACCGAAAAATCGAGGAGTATTCGGGAATTACGTGGaacctagttttaaatatatttataatatatttagctaATTTTAAACATGATGATACAAATTCTtagacataattatataattcttatatataattttaaaaagtctCTTTTTGATTTGTAAATGGTGGGTTTGGTACGAAAAAAAATCCTTAAATgtaatatgtatatgttttttgggtttgatagctaattgtaattatttaataatgaaTAATTACACAAAATCTCTAA is a genomic window of Brassica napus cultivar Da-Ae chromosome A2, Da-Ae, whole genome shotgun sequence containing:
- the LOC106361837 gene encoding WUSCHEL-related homeobox 2-like translates to MHQSNPKILNYLTMEKEGKVGTASSSRWNPTKEQITLLENLYKEGIRTPSADQIQQITGRLRVHGHIEGKNVFYWFQNHKARQRQKQKQERIAYFNRLLHKTSRFFRPPLCSNVGCVSPYYLQQVGDHHNQHGHGSVYRHSNNVMNPNGGYDKRTITDHKKQLSDITTTAARLSMSSSSLRFDRFALCDHGYNGEDINVNSNGPKTLSLFPLQPLDAASEDGVGNSKISPGRDSPVTCFGDGGGREQPFIDFFSGGSSRFANGANGL
- the LOC125589068 gene encoding uncharacterized protein LOC125589068 yields the protein MGRLMDITGDVGMYYLGVARTARVSEAVLGQQWNIRGHRSRHYHALHDRIQNERVPLDEHGRDVVLWKHDENTYKPHFSSSRTWDQVRVKKNKVVWSKSIWFSQGVPRYSFIVWLAIKDRLSTGVRMRVWGIQQGCLMCGERDESRDHIFFACPFTFTVWNRLAGRLCGRRINPDWSLTLQFVTRNTLSSLDKILVQMLFQTCIYYMWKKRNDRRHQKGYHSTKQAIRIIDKAIRNRISSLRYKPNHKLAGLMQRWFEVFDNT